In Pseudobdellovibrionaceae bacterium, the following proteins share a genomic window:
- the uvrC gene encoding excinuclease ABC subunit UvrC, whose protein sequence is MSDTSSLEELKAFAATLPQDPGVYLMKNLAGVVIYVGKAKNLKNRVRSYFQNSKDQSIKVKHLVSHIVKVDFIVTQTEVEAFLLEASLIKKYRPRYNIRLKDDKAYPYIKCTIQEEFPRLYLVRHVKQDGAYYYGPYASSFAVKKTMQFLNQTFKIRDCSNGFMQTRKRPCLTYDMGRCEAPCVGYVTSETYKQSIVKAIEFLEGDNQKILQNLNSEMLKYAEEESFEVAAKIRDQIKSIDAILEKQVVVTEDGIDTDLVAYFSNEHGALVEIVSVRKGRVIGSRPYFFNKNNLGADYEDQRHWLISFLNHYYDDNFIPDRVLLPMSVGLELEKLLVDVLKSRTHKNISISATAVKQEKSLKELAEKNAKLHFAQFAEKAAKKDEGLKLIQEKLKLPELPRRIECYDISNFQGGSSVASQVVFYDGVPSKEDYRKYKIKTVQGPNDFESMKEVLKRRFSHSEYADPQMILVDGGKGQLKLAIEALKEVGRDDIPVRSLAKARTESDFESKEVKGTEERFFIPNRQNPVIFRSNTEAFRILVQMRDEAHRFAIEFHRKLRDQESLSSVLDQITGLGPKKRALLDKYFPDMTQLMAASLSQLERVPGIPKALAKRIYEALHP, encoded by the coding sequence ATGAGTGATACTTCTTCTTTAGAAGAGTTAAAAGCCTTTGCGGCCACGCTTCCCCAAGACCCAGGGGTTTATCTGATGAAGAACCTAGCGGGGGTTGTGATTTATGTAGGGAAAGCAAAGAATTTAAAGAATCGTGTCCGTTCTTATTTTCAAAACTCTAAAGATCAGTCTATCAAAGTCAAACATCTAGTCAGCCACATTGTCAAAGTGGACTTTATTGTCACACAAACTGAAGTGGAGGCGTTTTTGCTTGAAGCCTCTTTGATTAAAAAATATCGGCCCAGATACAATATTCGTTTAAAAGATGACAAAGCTTATCCTTATATTAAATGCACCATCCAAGAAGAGTTCCCTCGCCTGTATCTGGTCAGACATGTTAAGCAAGACGGAGCTTATTATTACGGACCCTATGCCAGTTCTTTTGCTGTCAAAAAGACCATGCAGTTTTTAAATCAAACTTTTAAGATTCGAGATTGCAGTAATGGATTCATGCAAACACGCAAACGCCCTTGTTTGACTTACGATATGGGACGTTGTGAAGCGCCCTGTGTGGGATATGTGACTTCAGAGACTTATAAACAGAGCATTGTTAAAGCCATTGAGTTTTTAGAAGGCGATAATCAAAAGATTCTTCAAAACTTAAATTCCGAGATGCTCAAATATGCCGAAGAAGAAAGTTTTGAAGTGGCGGCTAAAATCCGAGACCAGATCAAATCCATTGACGCTATTTTAGAAAAACAAGTTGTAGTGACTGAGGACGGGATAGACACTGATCTTGTGGCGTACTTTAGTAATGAGCACGGTGCCTTAGTTGAAATTGTATCCGTTCGTAAGGGGAGAGTGATAGGAAGTCGCCCTTACTTTTTTAATAAAAATAATTTGGGTGCAGACTATGAAGACCAACGCCATTGGTTGATTTCGTTTTTAAACCACTATTACGATGATAACTTTATTCCTGATCGGGTCCTTTTGCCGATGTCTGTGGGGCTTGAGTTAGAAAAGTTACTTGTCGATGTTTTAAAAAGTAGAACACATAAAAATATTAGCATTAGTGCTACTGCTGTAAAACAGGAAAAGTCCTTAAAGGAATTAGCCGAAAAGAATGCCAAGTTGCATTTTGCTCAGTTTGCAGAAAAGGCGGCCAAAAAAGATGAGGGTTTAAAACTCATTCAAGAGAAATTAAAGCTCCCAGAACTTCCGCGAAGAATTGAATGCTATGACATTTCTAACTTCCAGGGTGGCAGCAGTGTGGCAAGCCAAGTGGTATTTTACGATGGAGTTCCAAGTAAGGAAGATTACCGCAAGTACAAAATTAAAACCGTTCAAGGACCGAATGATTTTGAAAGCATGAAAGAGGTGCTTAAGCGTAGATTTTCACACAGCGAATATGCTGATCCGCAAATGATTTTGGTGGATGGTGGTAAGGGGCAGCTTAAACTTGCAATAGAAGCTCTGAAAGAAGTAGGTAGAGATGATATTCCTGTGCGAAGTTTAGCTAAAGCCCGCACGGAATCAGACTTTGAAAGTAAAGAAGTCAAAGGTACTGAAGAGAGATTTTTTATACCCAATAGACAAAACCCAGTTATTTTTAGAAGCAACACAGAGGCTTTTCGTATCTTAGTGCAAATGCGTGATGAAGCACATAGGTTTGCTATAGAATTTCATCGCAAGTTGCGAGATCAAGAAAGTCTATCCAGTGTACTGGACCAAATTACGGGTCTTGGTCCTAAAAAGCGAGCCTTATTAGATAAATATTTTCCTGATATGACTCAGCTTATGGCGGCAAGTCTTTCCCAACTTGAAAGAGTTCCTGGGATTCCTAAAGCCTTGGCGAAAAGAATCTATGAAGCTTTACATCCGTAA